From one Paenibacillus terrae HPL-003 genomic stretch:
- the rnpM gene encoding RNase P modulator RnpM: MKQRKVPLRKCVACHEMMPKKQLIRVVKTPEDEVLIDLTGKKSGRGAYLCGKAACFKLAQKSKALDRALKHSVHPDIYEQLSRDFAAVEEEFLAAQGSVQDE, from the coding sequence ATGAAACAGAGAAAGGTACCTTTGCGCAAGTGTGTGGCCTGTCATGAAATGATGCCTAAGAAGCAGTTGATCCGTGTCGTCAAAACCCCTGAAGACGAAGTGCTGATTGACTTGACTGGCAAAAAGTCGGGACGCGGCGCTTACTTGTGCGGCAAAGCCGCCTGCTTCAAGCTTGCTCAAAAAAGCAAGGCACTGGACCGGGCATTGAAGCACTCGGTTCATCCTGATATTTATGAGCAGCTAAGTCGTGATTTTGCTGCCGTCGAGGAAGAATTCCTGGCGGCACAAGGCAGCGTGCAGGATGAATAA
- a CDS encoding PolC-type DNA polymerase III has protein sequence MDGAEEKRKRLELLMKQVVMPTGVVEPYFLDGWIEQVEISRTNKDWNIIIAKETLVPAQVYRAFCIQVQEKMNHIAKITFRFRYSEQVQSADIISEYWKLFLEWVHREIPSVNGWMNRAVHEWEDGLLLLTMSDSMSLELARKKQIDQAIIKFYDKYFGLPMRIKIQVGESNQEALQQFQEKKMQEEREVIQQMMESMESDMPPLDEEEGDVRLQFGYDIKEPPVPMQEIQDEEKKVTLQGTIFGLDTKELRNGSTLFTYYLTDFSDSLQMKMFAKTKEDLKILSLLANGKWVKVRGRVEYDRFMQIPELVMIPSDLVEVQAPPSRKDNAEEKRVEFHLHTKMSAMDAVSSIDQYVKTAAKWGHKAIAVTDHGGVQCYPDAAKSAKKNGIKMIYGIEANVVNDAVEVVMQAQPLNLKTATYVVFDIETTGLSVTQNRIIEIAAVKMHEGKEVDRYATFVNPHERIPYNIQQLTNINDEMVKDAPDIEPVIKEFVAFAGDAVLVAHNARFDVGFIQATLRNMGLPEMTNPVLDTLELARLLFPTMKNHRLNTLTTKYKVALESHHRAIDDTVALTEVLNGLLNDAEQIKGMKMLDRLNDYVGKDLSTVRPFHCCIYALNPIGKKNLYKLVSMSHTEYFKRVPCIPKSKLSEMRDGLLIISGCEKGEFFEAVLNKSEEEAEEIAQFYDVLEIQPLTMYMHLVEKQLVSGPDALKTAVRKVCEIGRRLDKPVIATGNVHYLETRDKLYRDITIHGITGFSPLKDIRKPDAHLRTTDEMLAEFEFLGEEKAYEVVVKNTSELAERFEELELFPDKLFTPLLDGADEEIRNTCYETAKSIYGEELPEVVVARLEKELEPIIKYGFSANYLISERLVKKSNQDGYLVGSRGSVGSSVVATFLGISEVNPLPAHYICGNPECRHSDWILDGSVPSGFDLPDKNCPKCGGKLKGEGQDIPFETFLGFKGDKVPDIDLNFSGEYQPVAHNYTKVLFGEKSVFRAGTIGTVAEKTAFGFAKKYEEAHHKKWRGAELNRLASGCTGVKRSTGQHPGGIVVVPDYIEVEDITPVQFPADDTSSEWKTTHFDYHAFDANLLKLDILGHDDPTMMRMLQDLTGVDPTTIPMNDPKVMSMFNSTEALGVTPQQIRTPVATYGVPEMGTKFVRQMLVESQPSSFADLLQISGLSHGTGVWLGNAQDLIKNNTCNIKTVIGCRDDIMLFLIYKAGMDAGLAFKITESVRKGKGLSAEWIEEMKKCKVPQWYIDSCLKIQYMFPKAHAAAYVISAVRTAYFKLYHPIEYYATYFSVRAADFDIELCCQGYDAIARKIVEIEQLGFQAPPKEKGMLPILEMALEMTARGFSFKTIDLYRSEATRFKVDGDSLIPPFGALQGIGENAARNIAASREQGEFLSVEDFQQKSKASKTIVEMLSQMGCFRGLPESNQLSLF, from the coding sequence ATGGACGGAGCTGAAGAAAAGAGAAAACGGCTGGAACTGCTAATGAAGCAAGTAGTGATGCCGACGGGAGTGGTTGAACCTTATTTCTTGGACGGTTGGATTGAGCAGGTGGAAATAAGCCGTACCAATAAGGATTGGAATATTATCATCGCCAAGGAAACACTGGTTCCCGCTCAGGTATATCGGGCCTTCTGTATTCAGGTGCAGGAGAAAATGAACCACATCGCTAAAATCACCTTTCGGTTTCGGTATAGTGAGCAAGTTCAGTCTGCGGATATCATTAGTGAATACTGGAAGCTTTTTCTGGAATGGGTGCACCGTGAAATCCCATCCGTGAACGGCTGGATGAACCGGGCTGTACATGAATGGGAAGACGGCCTATTATTGCTGACGATGAGCGATAGCATGTCACTGGAGCTGGCACGCAAAAAGCAGATTGACCAAGCAATCATCAAATTCTACGATAAATATTTTGGTCTCCCGATGCGTATTAAAATCCAGGTGGGTGAAAGTAACCAAGAGGCTTTGCAGCAGTTCCAAGAGAAAAAGATGCAGGAAGAACGTGAAGTTATTCAGCAGATGATGGAAAGCATGGAATCAGATATGCCGCCTCTGGATGAAGAGGAAGGAGATGTACGGCTTCAATTTGGCTATGACATCAAGGAGCCCCCTGTTCCGATGCAAGAAATTCAGGATGAAGAGAAGAAAGTCACGTTACAGGGAACGATTTTCGGTCTCGATACTAAAGAACTGCGCAATGGAAGTACATTGTTCACCTATTATTTGACCGATTTTAGTGATTCGCTGCAAATGAAAATGTTTGCCAAAACAAAAGAAGATCTAAAAATTCTCAGCTTGCTAGCTAATGGGAAATGGGTTAAGGTCCGTGGCCGCGTCGAATATGATCGTTTTATGCAAATTCCTGAGCTGGTTATGATTCCTTCTGATCTGGTAGAGGTCCAGGCTCCTCCTTCCCGTAAAGATAATGCAGAGGAAAAACGGGTTGAGTTTCACCTTCACACGAAGATGAGCGCAATGGATGCTGTTAGCTCCATTGACCAGTATGTTAAAACGGCCGCCAAGTGGGGGCACAAGGCGATTGCGGTCACCGATCATGGTGGAGTGCAATGTTATCCCGATGCCGCTAAGTCCGCCAAGAAAAACGGAATTAAAATGATTTATGGTATCGAAGCCAATGTGGTCAACGATGCGGTTGAGGTTGTGATGCAGGCACAGCCGCTTAATTTGAAAACAGCGACTTATGTCGTTTTTGATATTGAAACCACTGGTCTGTCAGTCACACAAAATAGAATTATTGAGATTGCTGCTGTCAAGATGCATGAGGGTAAAGAGGTAGACCGGTATGCTACCTTTGTAAATCCGCATGAGCGTATTCCTTATAATATTCAGCAACTGACCAACATTAACGATGAAATGGTCAAGGATGCACCGGATATAGAGCCCGTTATAAAGGAGTTCGTTGCTTTTGCTGGCGATGCTGTGCTGGTTGCCCATAATGCGCGATTTGATGTTGGCTTTATTCAGGCTACGCTTAGGAACATGGGATTACCCGAGATGACGAACCCGGTTTTGGATACACTGGAATTGGCCCGCCTGCTGTTTCCAACGATGAAAAATCATCGTCTGAACACACTGACTACCAAATATAAGGTCGCGCTCGAGAGCCATCACCGGGCCATTGATGATACAGTTGCGCTAACGGAAGTATTGAATGGACTTTTGAATGATGCGGAACAAATTAAAGGTATGAAAATGCTCGATCGCTTGAACGACTATGTTGGGAAGGATTTATCGACCGTTCGTCCCTTCCACTGCTGCATTTATGCGCTTAATCCGATTGGCAAAAAAAATCTGTACAAACTGGTTTCAATGTCACATACCGAATATTTTAAGCGTGTTCCTTGTATTCCTAAATCGAAATTGTCAGAGATGAGAGACGGGCTGCTTATTATTTCAGGTTGCGAAAAGGGAGAGTTTTTCGAGGCAGTTCTGAACAAGTCGGAGGAGGAAGCCGAGGAAATTGCACAGTTTTATGATGTGCTGGAGATTCAACCTTTAACCATGTACATGCATCTGGTGGAAAAACAACTGGTAAGTGGCCCTGATGCTCTGAAAACGGCAGTTCGTAAAGTATGCGAAATTGGGCGGCGACTCGATAAGCCCGTTATTGCTACAGGCAATGTTCACTATTTGGAAACGCGTGATAAGCTGTACCGTGATATCACGATACATGGAATTACTGGCTTTAGCCCGTTAAAGGATATCCGAAAACCGGATGCGCATTTGCGCACGACAGACGAAATGCTGGCAGAATTCGAGTTTCTGGGCGAGGAGAAAGCCTATGAAGTCGTTGTGAAGAATACCAGCGAGTTGGCGGAGCGGTTTGAGGAGCTGGAGCTGTTCCCTGATAAGCTGTTCACACCTTTGCTGGATGGGGCAGACGAGGAAATCCGCAATACTTGCTACGAGACGGCTAAATCCATTTATGGTGAGGAATTGCCCGAGGTGGTCGTAGCCCGTCTTGAAAAAGAACTGGAGCCGATTATTAAATACGGTTTCTCTGCCAACTATCTCATTTCCGAGCGACTGGTTAAAAAGTCCAATCAGGATGGATACCTGGTAGGTTCGCGGGGTTCTGTTGGATCTTCTGTGGTTGCTACCTTCCTTGGTATTTCCGAGGTTAATCCACTGCCTGCGCATTATATTTGTGGTAATCCTGAATGCAGACATAGCGATTGGATTTTGGATGGCAGTGTGCCGAGCGGATTTGACTTGCCTGACAAAAACTGTCCGAAATGCGGTGGCAAGCTGAAGGGTGAGGGGCAGGACATTCCGTTTGAAACATTCCTAGGGTTTAAGGGAGATAAGGTTCCCGATATTGACTTGAACTTCTCCGGGGAATATCAGCCAGTCGCACATAACTATACGAAAGTACTGTTTGGTGAGAAAAGTGTATTCCGTGCTGGAACCATCGGCACAGTTGCGGAAAAAACAGCCTTCGGCTTTGCGAAGAAATATGAAGAGGCGCATCATAAAAAATGGCGTGGGGCCGAATTAAACAGGCTGGCTTCCGGCTGTACGGGCGTTAAACGCAGCACTGGACAGCATCCGGGCGGGATTGTCGTCGTTCCCGATTATATTGAGGTCGAGGACATTACGCCGGTACAATTCCCGGCTGATGATACGAGCTCGGAATGGAAAACGACGCATTTTGATTATCATGCTTTTGATGCGAACTTACTCAAGCTCGATATTCTGGGCCATGATGATCCGACCATGATGAGAATGCTTCAGGATTTGACTGGAGTCGACCCAACGACGATTCCGATGAATGATCCGAAGGTTATGAGTATGTTCAATTCCACGGAGGCGCTTGGCGTAACGCCGCAGCAGATCCGTACTCCTGTCGCCACCTATGGTGTACCTGAGATGGGAACCAAGTTTGTACGTCAGATGCTAGTGGAATCACAGCCAAGTTCTTTTGCCGATTTGCTACAAATATCGGGTCTGTCCCATGGTACGGGCGTATGGTTGGGGAACGCGCAGGATTTGATCAAAAACAATACCTGCAACATCAAGACCGTAATCGGTTGCCGGGATGATATCATGCTATTCCTGATTTATAAGGCGGGAATGGATGCAGGTCTAGCCTTTAAAATTACGGAGAGCGTGCGTAAAGGTAAGGGGCTTAGTGCGGAATGGATCGAGGAAATGAAAAAATGCAAGGTGCCGCAATGGTACATTGATTCCTGCCTCAAGATCCAGTACATGTTTCCAAAGGCGCATGCCGCAGCCTATGTTATTTCAGCAGTGCGGACCGCCTATTTCAAGCTGTATCATCCGATTGAATATTATGCGACCTATTTCTCGGTACGCGCAGCCGATTTTGATATTGAACTGTGTTGTCAGGGGTATGATGCCATCGCGCGGAAAATTGTCGAAATCGAGCAGCTCGGTTTTCAGGCTCCACCAAAGGAAAAAGGAATGCTTCCGATCCTGGAAATGGCGCTGGAAATGACGGCTCGCGGCTTCAGTTTCAAGACGATTGATTTGTACCGTTCCGAGGCTACTCGCTTCAAGGTAGATGGAGATTCACTCATTCCGCCGTTCGGAGCGCTTCAGGGGATTGGGGAAAACGCAGCACGTAACATCGCAGCCTCCCGTGAACAGGGTGAATTTTTGTCTGTTGAGGATTTCCAGCAAAAATCGAAGGCTAGTAAAACGATTGTCGAAATGCTGTCCCAGATGGGCTGTTTCCGTGGACTGCCGGAGAGTAATCAGCTGTCTCTGTTTTAA
- the nusA gene encoding transcription termination factor NusA, with the protein MSMDFIEAMNELEREKGISKDVLFEAIEAALISSYKRNFNTAQNVRVDMNRNSGVIKVYARKLIVEEVLDPRTEISLPAAREINPHFQLEDIAEIEVTPRDFGRIAAQTAKQVVTQRIREAERGLIYNKFVDKEEDIVTGTVQRQDPRNIYIDLGKVEAVLPLGELMPNEKFSHLDRIKAYITKVENTTKGPQIMLSRSHPGLLKRLFELEVPEIFDGVVEIRSVAREAGFRSKIAVHSRNAEVDPVGSCVGPRGTRVQTIVNELRGEKIDIVRYSDNVDEYVANALSPSKVLEVQVFEEEKMARVIVPDYQLSLAIGIKGQNARLAAKLTGWKIDIKSETQAEEELGRPRTSTDEMHQDSVSVD; encoded by the coding sequence ATGAGTATGGATTTTATTGAAGCAATGAACGAGTTGGAACGAGAGAAGGGGATCAGCAAAGATGTGCTGTTTGAGGCCATTGAAGCAGCCTTGATTTCCAGCTACAAACGGAATTTCAACACCGCACAAAACGTGCGTGTCGATATGAACCGCAACTCGGGTGTCATTAAGGTATATGCCCGTAAGCTGATCGTTGAGGAGGTATTGGACCCTCGCACCGAGATTTCGTTGCCGGCGGCCCGTGAGATTAACCCACATTTTCAGCTGGAGGATATTGCTGAGATTGAAGTTACTCCTCGTGATTTTGGACGGATTGCTGCACAAACAGCGAAGCAGGTCGTAACCCAACGTATCCGTGAAGCGGAGCGGGGATTGATCTACAACAAGTTTGTGGACAAGGAAGAGGATATTGTAACAGGGACTGTACAACGTCAGGACCCGCGTAATATTTATATTGACCTAGGTAAGGTGGAGGCGGTTCTCCCGTTGGGCGAGTTGATGCCTAATGAGAAATTCAGTCATCTGGACCGGATTAAGGCTTATATTACCAAGGTAGAGAATACGACCAAAGGGCCGCAAATCATGTTGTCCCGCTCACATCCAGGTCTGCTTAAGCGTTTGTTCGAACTCGAGGTGCCGGAAATTTTTGACGGTGTTGTTGAGATTCGTTCTGTGGCGCGTGAAGCAGGCTTCCGTTCTAAAATCGCAGTTCATTCCCGCAATGCCGAGGTAGATCCGGTCGGTTCTTGCGTAGGACCGAGAGGAACGCGGGTGCAGACGATTGTGAATGAGTTGCGTGGTGAAAAAATCGACATTGTGCGTTATTCCGATAATGTTGACGAGTATGTAGCTAATGCGCTGAGCCCGTCCAAGGTGCTTGAGGTGCAGGTGTTTGAAGAAGAAAAAATGGCGCGTGTCATCGTGCCAGATTATCAGCTTTCTCTGGCCATTGGGATCAAAGGGCAAAATGCCCGCCTTGCTGCCAAGCTTACTGGCTGGAAAATTGATATCAAGAGCGAAACGCAGGCGGAGGAAGAACTCGGCAGACCGAGAACATCCACCGATGAAATGCATCAGGATTCCGTTTCTGTAGATTAA
- the proS gene encoding proline--tRNA ligase: protein MSNDKQFVEEITPQSEDFSRWYIDVIKKAELMDYSPVRGCIVFRPDGFEIWEHIKEAMDVRFKETGHRNAYFPMFIPESFFQKEKEHVEGFNPELPWVTEAGGEKLEERLAIRPTSETMIGHMYSKWIQSYRDLPVLINQWANVVRWEKRTLPFLRTSEFLWQEGHTAHENEEEAREETMKMLEVYREVIEEVLAIPVITGQKTPSEKFAGAKDTFSLEAMMKDGRAVQAGTSHYMGTNFSVAFDIKYLSRDNNLEYAHTTSWGTSTRLIGALIMVHGDDRGLALPPKVAPTQVIMVPIGPPKKRDAVIARADELFAELKQAGVRVKMDDRSDVSPGWKFNEYEMRGVPVRLEIGPRDMENGVCVLVSRISGEKKIVQQDNLVEEIHAMLAQVQQEMFDRAKSFMDENFYSVDTLDEMKALMEEKRGFTLAGWCGSVECEDKVKEVTGATSRNIPFKTTEQKTTCLCCGKPAKHTVVFARAY from the coding sequence ATGTCGAACGATAAACAGTTTGTCGAGGAAATTACGCCACAGAGCGAAGATTTTTCCCGATGGTATATTGATGTTATTAAAAAAGCAGAGCTGATGGACTACTCCCCGGTTCGCGGGTGTATTGTGTTCCGTCCCGACGGTTTTGAAATTTGGGAGCATATCAAGGAAGCTATGGATGTGCGTTTCAAAGAAACAGGTCATCGCAATGCCTATTTTCCGATGTTCATTCCCGAGAGCTTTTTCCAAAAGGAAAAAGAGCATGTCGAAGGGTTTAACCCTGAGCTTCCTTGGGTGACCGAGGCTGGCGGGGAAAAGCTGGAGGAGCGCCTTGCGATCCGTCCTACTTCAGAGACAATGATCGGTCATATGTACTCCAAATGGATTCAATCCTATCGTGACCTGCCAGTCCTTATCAACCAATGGGCCAACGTGGTTCGTTGGGAAAAACGTACGCTACCGTTCTTGCGTACAAGTGAGTTTTTGTGGCAGGAAGGTCATACTGCTCATGAAAATGAGGAAGAAGCACGCGAAGAAACGATGAAAATGCTGGAAGTATACCGCGAGGTTATCGAGGAAGTACTGGCTATCCCAGTTATTACCGGACAAAAAACGCCTTCTGAAAAATTTGCAGGTGCGAAGGATACATTCTCACTGGAAGCGATGATGAAGGATGGACGTGCGGTGCAAGCGGGGACTTCTCACTATATGGGAACCAATTTTTCCGTTGCTTTTGATATTAAATACTTGAGCCGAGATAATAACCTGGAATACGCTCATACAACTTCATGGGGAACAAGTACACGTCTGATTGGTGCACTGATTATGGTCCATGGGGATGACCGGGGTTTGGCCTTGCCTCCTAAAGTTGCACCTACGCAGGTCATTATGGTTCCTATCGGACCACCTAAGAAGCGTGACGCAGTTATTGCCCGTGCAGATGAACTGTTCGCTGAACTGAAACAAGCGGGTGTACGTGTGAAAATGGACGACCGTAGCGATGTGAGTCCAGGCTGGAAGTTCAATGAATACGAAATGCGCGGTGTACCGGTGCGTCTTGAAATTGGACCTCGTGATATGGAAAACGGTGTTTGCGTGCTCGTATCCCGTATCAGCGGCGAGAAGAAGATTGTACAGCAGGATAACCTTGTTGAGGAAATCCATGCGATGCTTGCACAGGTACAGCAGGAGATGTTTGATCGTGCCAAGAGCTTTATGGATGAAAACTTCTATTCTGTAGATACGCTGGATGAAATGAAGGCGCTCATGGAAGAAAAACGCGGCTTTACATTGGCAGGCTGGTGCGGATCTGTAGAATGTGAAGACAAAGTCAAAGAAGTAACAGGCGCTACAAGCCGCAATATACCTTTCAAAACTACCGAGCAAAAGACCACATGTCTGTGCTGCGGCAAACCAGCCAAGCATACTGTAGTATTTGCACGGGCGTACTAA
- the rimP gene encoding ribosome maturation factor RimP yields the protein MSTPKIKSVVEEMAQPYLDEHGFELVDVEYVKEGSNWFLRVFVDKDGGIDLDDCSMISEYLGQKLDENDPVSTAYFLEVSSPGAERPLKKAEDVTKAVGKNVFVTTYEPINGLKEFEGRLLSFEDGELTVQSGQKKHAIPYDKVAGARLAIIF from the coding sequence TTGAGCACACCAAAGATCAAGTCAGTAGTAGAAGAAATGGCCCAACCTTACCTCGATGAGCATGGTTTTGAACTGGTCGATGTCGAGTATGTCAAAGAGGGCAGCAATTGGTTTCTTCGCGTTTTTGTAGACAAAGACGGGGGAATTGATCTGGATGACTGTAGTATGATCAGCGAATACCTGGGTCAAAAGCTGGACGAAAACGACCCTGTTTCTACAGCATATTTTCTGGAGGTGTCTTCACCAGGCGCTGAAAGGCCGCTGAAAAAAGCGGAAGACGTAACTAAAGCGGTAGGCAAAAATGTATTCGTTACTACATACGAGCCGATCAACGGCCTGAAGGAATTTGAAGGTCGTTTGCTTTCTTTTGAAGATGGGGAACTTACCGTTCAGAGCGGACAAAAGAAGCATGCCATACCTTATGACAAGGTGGCTGGAGCTAGGCTCGCGATCATATTTTAA
- the rseP gene encoding RIP metalloprotease RseP, whose product METIRIVLMTVLMFFVIVTVHEWGHYYFAKRAGILVREFAIGFGPKLFSYKRNETRFTLRLLPFGGFARMAGEDPEINEIEAGQTIAVRVTDGIVKTIYLDQLDNRKNVVRGEVQHIDLEQALTVKLDVDGEDQQYTVHPQAMMVTKGQSIQIAPKDRQYGSKTVGQRAMAIFAGPLMNFILAFVLFGLHIQMVGVQVDNPTYVQISDITAGMPAAEADLHKGDIIESVNGVAIGANVENMIKLIADSQDKPMKWVVRRDNKTFDLTITPRAMEGQKGGKVGIVPELPTRQAGVGETFKFAGQSMVRTTDIIFQGFSQLIQRFSINDLGGPVRTFEVTGQIAKQGIEQLTYWTAIMSLYLGIFNLLPIPALDGSRLVFLGVEAVRGRPVDPSREGMVHFVGFAMLFLLMIAVTYNDILRLING is encoded by the coding sequence TTGGAAACGATTCGAATAGTTTTGATGACGGTGCTCATGTTTTTCGTCATAGTGACGGTGCATGAATGGGGGCATTATTATTTTGCCAAACGCGCCGGGATTCTGGTACGGGAGTTTGCGATCGGTTTCGGTCCGAAACTGTTTTCTTATAAAAGAAACGAGACGCGATTTACACTACGTTTGCTGCCGTTCGGTGGTTTTGCCCGCATGGCAGGAGAAGATCCGGAAATCAATGAAATTGAAGCCGGACAAACAATTGCTGTACGCGTAACGGACGGTATCGTCAAAACCATTTATTTGGACCAGTTGGATAACCGCAAAAATGTGGTGCGCGGCGAAGTGCAGCACATTGATCTAGAGCAGGCGCTAACTGTAAAATTGGATGTGGATGGCGAAGATCAGCAATATACTGTACACCCGCAAGCGATGATGGTAACCAAAGGGCAATCCATCCAGATTGCGCCTAAGGATCGACAGTATGGCAGCAAAACAGTAGGGCAGCGTGCGATGGCTATTTTTGCCGGACCGCTGATGAATTTTATTCTTGCCTTTGTTCTGTTTGGTCTGCATATCCAGATGGTCGGCGTACAAGTGGACAACCCGACTTATGTTCAGATTAGTGACATTACAGCGGGTATGCCTGCTGCTGAAGCTGATTTGCATAAGGGCGATATCATTGAATCGGTGAACGGGGTTGCGATTGGTGCAAACGTTGAAAATATGATTAAACTGATTGCCGATTCCCAAGACAAGCCGATGAAATGGGTTGTTCGTCGGGATAACAAAACTTTTGATCTGACGATTACACCTCGTGCAATGGAAGGACAAAAGGGTGGTAAAGTGGGCATCGTGCCTGAACTTCCGACACGGCAAGCCGGAGTCGGGGAAACGTTTAAATTTGCCGGACAATCGATGGTACGAACGACCGATATTATTTTCCAGGGGTTTAGTCAGCTTATCCAACGTTTCTCCATTAATGATCTGGGAGGTCCGGTACGTACTTTTGAAGTGACAGGACAAATTGCCAAGCAGGGCATTGAGCAGCTTACGTATTGGACAGCTATAATGAGTCTTTATTTGGGGATATTCAATCTGTTGCCAATTCCGGCGCTGGATGGAAGCAGACTTGTTTTCCTTGGTGTAGAGGCGGTAAGAGGACGTCCGGTTGATCCGAGCAGGGAAGGTATGGTCCATTTCGTTGGTTTTGCCATGTTATTCCTACTCATGATTGCGGTCACCTACAATGATATTTTACGATTAATTAACGGTTAA
- a CDS encoding L7Ae/L30e/S12e/Gadd45 family ribosomal protein — translation MNKALSGLGLAMRAGKLLTGDEIVFKAIRSSEARLVILAKDASMNTQKKFRDKCGTYKIPLLIGFDRESLGSSIGKPERVVLAVTDQGFAKLIKKHVGIMSEVEYIE, via the coding sequence ATGAATAAGGCGCTGTCTGGATTGGGCCTTGCCATGAGAGCTGGCAAGCTGCTAACAGGTGATGAGATCGTTTTTAAAGCGATCAGGTCTTCAGAAGCCAGGCTGGTCATTCTTGCGAAAGATGCTTCAATGAATACTCAAAAGAAATTCCGCGACAAATGCGGGACGTACAAAATCCCCTTATTGATAGGATTTGACCGGGAAAGCTTGGGAAGCAGCATCGGCAAGCCTGAACGGGTTGTGCTGGCTGTGACGGATCAAGGATTCGCGAAATTGATCAAGAAACATGTGGGGATAATGTCGGAGGTGGAGTATATTGAGTAA